In Geminicoccaceae bacterium, a single window of DNA contains:
- a CDS encoding D-2-hydroxyacid dehydrogenase: protein MTCRVVFLDRLTLGPGVEVVRPRFNHEWIEYERSSPDEVASRVADADLVISNKAPVRAEALAGARRLKMISVAATGYDIIDIDACRERGITVSNVRGYAVNTVPEHAFALILALRRSIVPYRASVIAGRWQEAGTFCYFDYPIRDLAGSTIAIMGEGSIGQSVAAIARAFGMVPLFVAHKGVDGLGPLYTPWNDALECADIISIHAPLTSSTRNMLGMEEFRRMKRKPLVINCARGGLVDESALVRALDEGLISGAGFDVLTSEPPAPDNPLLAILDRPNVIVTPHVAWASEEAQQGLWNQTIEALEAFMEGQPVRVV from the coding sequence ATGACATGCAGGGTCGTTTTTCTCGACCGTCTGACACTCGGGCCGGGCGTGGAGGTCGTCCGTCCGCGTTTCAATCATGAGTGGATCGAGTATGAGCGATCTTCGCCGGATGAGGTTGCCTCGCGTGTAGCCGATGCCGATCTGGTCATTTCGAACAAGGCGCCCGTGCGCGCCGAAGCACTTGCCGGAGCCCGTCGGCTGAAAATGATCTCGGTGGCGGCAACCGGCTATGACATCATCGACATCGACGCGTGTCGCGAGCGTGGCATCACCGTCTCCAATGTCCGGGGGTACGCGGTCAACACCGTGCCGGAACACGCCTTTGCGCTGATTCTCGCCCTGCGCCGTTCGATCGTGCCCTATCGCGCCTCCGTCATTGCCGGCCGCTGGCAGGAGGCGGGCACGTTCTGCTATTTCGACTACCCCATCCGGGATCTTGCCGGTTCGACCATCGCGATCATGGGCGAGGGGTCCATCGGCCAGTCGGTGGCAGCCATTGCCCGTGCGTTCGGCATGGTTCCGCTGTTCGTCGCCCACAAGGGGGTCGACGGGCTGGGACCGCTCTACACGCCGTGGAACGATGCCCTCGAATGTGCCGACATCATTTCCATCCACGCTCCCCTGACATCCTCGACCCGGAACATGCTAGGCATGGAGGAGTTCCGCAGAATGAAACGAAAGCCCCTGGTCATCAACTGCGCCCGCGGCGGGCTGGTCGACGAGTCGGCACTGGTTCGTGCGCTCGACGAGGGGTTGATCTCCGGTGCCGGTTTCGATGTCCTCACCAGCGAGCCGCCAGCCCCCGACAATCCGCTGCTCGCGATTCTCGATCGGCCGAACGTCATCGTGACGCCGCACGTCGCCTGGGCCAGCGAAGAGGCGCAGCAGGGGTTGTGGAACCAGACCATCGAAGCGCTGGAGGCGTTCATGGAGGGACAGCCGGTACGGGTGGTCTGA
- a CDS encoding NIPSNAP family protein, which translates to MLYELRVYDCCPGRLPALLKRFETVTLDIWKRHGIRQAGFWTTVIGPNNHRLTYLLQWENLAERESKWGAFMADPEWQEKRAASEAEKPIVANVSSEILTPTAFSSVK; encoded by the coding sequence ATGCTGTATGAATTGCGTGTCTACGACTGCTGTCCGGGCCGTCTGCCGGCGTTGCTCAAGCGTTTCGAAACGGTGACGCTCGACATCTGGAAGCGCCACGGAATCCGGCAGGCCGGGTTCTGGACGACCGTCATCGGCCCGAATAATCACCGGCTCACCTATCTTCTCCAGTGGGAGAATCTTGCTGAACGTGAAAGCAAATGGGGCGCTTTCATGGCCGATCCGGAATGGCAGGAGAAACGCGCCGCAAGTGAGGCGGAAAAGCCGATCGTCGCCAATGTTTCGAGCGAGATCCTGACACCGACGGCGTTCTCAAGCGTGAAATAG
- a CDS encoding ABC transporter substrate-binding protein, whose protein sequence is MNPLIGALATGLVVGVACVPLQDAAAQTKVNFAIDWKFEGPAAPFTVALDKGYYADEGLDVSIDSGSGSSQTIPRIATGNYDLGSGDLSALVKFKDQNPDAAVQSVMVLYDAPAYSIVSLAGSGIDPSDPKSLEGHRLGAPPPDSAFAQWPGFVRINDIDESAVTIESIGFPVREPMLAAGEVDGIFGFSFSSFLNLKSKGVPAGDIRVMLMSDHGLALYGNMVIANTDFAREHPEAVKGFIRATIRGLKETIADPQAAIASITSRNDVAREEVEVERLEMALHDNIVTERVKENGFGAAKIDRLETSLDQIGIGYDYVNRPAVADIYTSDYLPDVSTRMLR, encoded by the coding sequence ATGAATCCACTGATCGGAGCTCTCGCGACTGGCCTTGTCGTTGGTGTTGCATGCGTCCCGCTGCAGGATGCGGCCGCCCAGACGAAAGTCAACTTCGCCATTGACTGGAAGTTCGAGGGTCCGGCCGCGCCTTTCACCGTGGCCCTCGACAAGGGCTACTACGCCGATGAGGGACTCGACGTCTCGATCGACAGTGGCTCGGGGTCGTCCCAGACAATTCCACGCATCGCCACCGGCAATTACGATCTGGGTTCGGGAGACCTGTCAGCCCTTGTCAAATTCAAGGACCAGAATCCCGATGCTGCGGTGCAGTCGGTCATGGTGCTCTACGATGCCCCCGCCTATTCGATCGTCTCGCTCGCGGGCAGTGGCATCGATCCCTCGGACCCAAAAAGTCTCGAAGGACACAGGCTCGGCGCTCCTCCGCCTGATTCGGCATTCGCCCAGTGGCCGGGATTCGTGAGGATCAATGATATCGACGAGAGCGCGGTAACCATCGAGAGCATCGGGTTTCCCGTGCGGGAACCCATGCTGGCGGCCGGCGAGGTCGACGGCATCTTCGGGTTCTCGTTCTCGTCATTCCTGAACCTCAAGTCCAAGGGCGTTCCGGCCGGCGATATCAGGGTCATGCTGATGTCCGATCACGGATTGGCCCTCTACGGCAACATGGTGATCGCCAATACGGACTTTGCCAGGGAACATCCCGAAGCGGTGAAGGGCTTCATTCGGGCAACGATTCGCGGCCTGAAGGAAACCATCGCCGATCCGCAGGCGGCTATTGCCTCGATCACCAGCCGCAATGACGTCGCCCGGGAAGAGGTCGAGGTCGAGCGACTGGAGATGGCGCTGCACGACAACATCGTTACCGAACGGGTGAAGGAAAACGGCTTTGGCGCGGCGAAAATCGACCGCCTCGAAACCAGTCTCGACCAGATCGGCATCGGCTACGATTACGTCAACCGCCCTGCCGTCGCCGATATCTACACATCCGATTATCTGCCGGATGTGTCGACGCGGATGCTGAGATAG
- a CDS encoding ABC transporter ATP-binding protein, with the protein MAFVELNGASLAYRTRDGEVLALDRADISVAEGEFTAVVGPSGCGKSTLMKLVTGLRPPTHGSVSVNGSPVRGPLKIAGMAFQNATLLPWRNVRENVLLPLEIVKPHRSRIRKDRRMYEERADAILDTVGLKGFGDRFPWELSGGMQQRVSLCRALVHEPKLLMLDEPFAALDAFTREELWCVLRDLWQQQRFTCILVTHDLREAVFLADTIHVMSARPGRILHRHVVDIPRPRSLEVLYEPACVDIVHTLRLQIAGVREP; encoded by the coding sequence ATGGCGTTCGTCGAACTGAATGGGGCCTCGCTCGCCTACAGGACGCGCGATGGCGAGGTCCTTGCACTCGACCGTGCCGATATCTCGGTAGCGGAAGGGGAATTCACCGCCGTGGTCGGCCCGTCCGGCTGCGGCAAGTCCACCTTGATGAAACTCGTCACCGGACTGCGACCGCCCACGCACGGATCCGTCAGCGTCAACGGCTCGCCCGTCAGGGGACCGCTCAAGATCGCCGGCATGGCGTTCCAGAACGCCACCCTGCTCCCGTGGCGCAACGTCCGCGAGAACGTTCTCCTTCCGCTGGAAATCGTCAAACCGCACCGTTCCCGCATCCGCAAGGATCGCAGGATGTATGAGGAACGCGCAGACGCCATTCTCGACACGGTCGGGCTCAAGGGTTTCGGCGACCGCTTCCCCTGGGAACTGTCCGGTGGCATGCAGCAGCGTGTTTCCCTATGCCGCGCCCTGGTCCACGAGCCGAAGCTGCTCATGCTCGACGAACCGTTCGCCGCGCTCGACGCCTTCACCCGCGAGGAGCTGTGGTGCGTCCTTCGCGACCTGTGGCAGCAGCAGCGCTTCACCTGCATCCTGGTCACCCACGACCTGCGGGAGGCCGTTTTCCTGGCCGATACCATCCACGTCATGAGCGCCCGTCCGGGCAGGATCCTCCATCGCCACGTCGTCGACATTCCCCGTCCGCGTTCGCTTGAGGTACTCTACGAACCGGCCTGCGTCGACATCGTCCACACGCTGCGTCTCCAGATCGCCGGTGTACGCGAGCCATGA
- a CDS encoding ABC transporter permease, producing the protein MTAERLAPLFITIGLFVVWEVACVAFDMPSYVLPRPSEVFAEMWHFKGAIFFNSLQTLWTTLAGFVIAIGFGLALGVFIGWSRTIYNGLYPVMVGFNSIPKVAIVPILVLWFGVGAVPAILTAFLISFFPIVVNVATGLATLEPEMEDVLRALGASKLEIMTKVGIPRSMPYFFGSLKIAITLAFVGAIISETIAANSGLGHLMLQAQANFEVPLVFGCLIALAILGIAMYAIFALLEQHMTGWAFRSGINAG; encoded by the coding sequence ATGACCGCCGAACGCCTGGCTCCCCTGTTCATCACCATCGGCCTGTTCGTCGTCTGGGAGGTCGCCTGCGTCGCCTTCGACATGCCGTCCTATGTCCTGCCGCGGCCATCGGAAGTCTTCGCCGAAATGTGGCACTTCAAGGGTGCGATCTTCTTCAACTCGCTGCAAACCCTGTGGACGACGCTGGCGGGCTTCGTCATTGCCATCGGCTTCGGGCTTGCCCTCGGCGTCTTCATCGGCTGGTCGCGCACCATCTACAACGGCCTCTATCCCGTAATGGTCGGCTTCAACTCGATCCCCAAGGTCGCGATCGTCCCGATCCTCGTTCTCTGGTTCGGCGTCGGCGCCGTTCCGGCCATTCTCACGGCCTTCCTCATCAGTTTCTTTCCCATCGTCGTCAATGTCGCCACCGGCCTCGCGACGCTTGAGCCGGAGATGGAGGATGTGCTGCGGGCACTTGGCGCCAGCAAGCTGGAAATCATGACGAAGGTCGGCATTCCCCGCTCGATGCCGTATTTCTTCGGCTCGCTCAAGATCGCCATCACCCTGGCCTTCGTCGGGGCAATCATCAGCGAAACCATTGCCGCCAACTCCGGTCTCGGCCACCTCATGCTCCAGGCCCAGGCCAATTTCGAGGTTCCGCTGGTTTTCGGCTGCCTCATCGCCCTGGCAATCCTGGGCATCGCCATGTACGCCATCTTCGCCCTTCTCGAACAGCACATGACCGGATGGGCGTTCCGCAGCGGCATCAACGCGGGATAG
- a CDS encoding aminotransferase class I/II-fold pyridoxal phosphate-dependent enzyme, giving the protein MIQDTPAVPDVYSAEPIPGAAQDEINALLHSGDLFRYTSGLNSPVARLEKEFAELLDMPHALAVSSCSAALFLAIKALDLPRGSRIIMPAFTFAAVPSAVVHADCTPVLVECGHDYRIDPEDFSRKIDTNIAAVLISHMRGHTSDMDVILESCEQRGIPVIEDAAHSLGTRWHGRAIGTFGAIGCFSFQSYKMLNAGEGGILVTADPDLMARAAIMSGAYETNWKKHPGIGDRGGHWQNRLPLYNMRMNNLAAAVLRPQLIELGGRIAAGRRNHDHVAGQLNRSPWLNVPEPLPGEERAPDSIQFNLSGFATDDEARTFVKLAAMNGVDVQVFGLAEGNARAFWNWQFIDRQESLERTRAMLMRACDVRLPVHLLRHQLDQIAQAIVDAAETVRGKDRRSQGTSTRGYATIAEMTPGP; this is encoded by the coding sequence ATGATTCAGGACACTCCAGCCGTACCCGATGTCTATTCCGCAGAGCCGATCCCCGGGGCCGCACAGGACGAGATCAACGCACTTTTGCACAGTGGCGATCTGTTTCGCTATACTTCCGGCCTGAATTCGCCAGTCGCCCGACTGGAAAAGGAATTCGCCGAACTGCTGGACATGCCCCATGCCCTGGCGGTCAGTTCCTGTTCGGCCGCGCTCTTCCTCGCCATCAAGGCCCTGGACCTGCCGCGGGGGAGCCGCATCATCATGCCGGCCTTCACCTTTGCCGCGGTCCCCTCGGCCGTGGTGCACGCCGATTGTACACCAGTTCTGGTGGAATGCGGTCATGACTACCGCATCGATCCGGAGGATTTCTCACGCAAGATCGACACCAACATCGCCGCGGTGCTCATCAGCCACATGCGCGGGCATACCTCGGACATGGATGTCATCCTCGAAAGCTGCGAGCAGCGCGGCATTCCTGTGATCGAGGATGCGGCCCACTCGCTCGGAACCCGCTGGCACGGGCGGGCGATCGGGACCTTCGGTGCAATCGGGTGTTTTTCCTTTCAGTCATACAAGATGCTCAATGCCGGCGAAGGCGGCATCCTCGTGACGGCCGATCCCGACCTCATGGCACGCGCCGCCATCATGTCGGGTGCTTATGAAACCAACTGGAAGAAGCATCCGGGTATCGGCGATCGTGGCGGTCACTGGCAGAACCGCCTGCCCCTCTACAACATGCGCATGAACAATCTCGCGGCAGCGGTGCTGCGACCCCAACTGATCGAATTGGGCGGGCGCATCGCCGCCGGTCGCAGGAACCATGACCATGTGGCCGGACAGCTCAACCGCTCTCCCTGGCTCAATGTACCCGAGCCCCTGCCAGGCGAGGAGCGTGCACCCGATTCGATCCAGTTCAATCTTTCGGGTTTCGCGACGGACGACGAGGCACGGACCTTCGTGAAACTGGCCGCCATGAATGGAGTGGACGTGCAGGTCTTCGGGCTTGCGGAAGGCAATGCGCGCGCATTCTGGAACTGGCAGTTCATCGACCGTCAGGAATCGCTAGAGCGGACCCGCGCGATGTTGATGCGCGCCTGCGATGTACGCCTGCCCGTGCACCTGCTCCGGCACCAGCTCGACCAGATCGCCCAGGCCATCGTCGACGCCGCCGAAACGGTCAGGGGCAAGGACAGGCGCAGCCAAGGCACCTCCACGCGCGGATACGCGACGATCGCGGAGATGACACCCGGCCCATGA
- a CDS encoding iron-containing alcohol dehydrogenase, whose translation MSPVANWSYPTAIRFGAGRIRELADACKTAKISRPLLVTDRGLASMEITARALDVLDGAGLGRAIFADVDPNPNENNLEAGIRQFRDGGHDGVVAFGGGSGLDLGKLVAFMVGQTRPVWDFEDIGDWWTRADASAIHPNVAVPTTAGTGSEVGRASVLTNSATHVKKIIFHPKILPSVVICDPELTVGMPRMITVGTGMDALAHCLEAFCSPHYHPMSQGIALEGMKLVSDNLPRAVANGADLDARANMMSAAAMGATAFQKGLGAIHSLSHPVGAIYNTHHGLTNAVVMPPVLRFNRPAVEDRLADAARYMGVGDSFDAFYDHIMAMRSSLGVPDRLGELGVGRDCIDEMAAMAAEDPSCGGNPVPLDAASLKRLFEECI comes from the coding sequence ATGAGTCCCGTCGCCAACTGGAGCTATCCTACTGCCATCCGCTTCGGTGCCGGGCGCATCCGGGAGCTGGCCGATGCCTGCAAGACGGCGAAGATCTCCCGTCCGCTGCTGGTGACAGACCGGGGCCTGGCCTCGATGGAGATTACTGCCCGCGCCCTGGATGTGCTTGATGGAGCCGGTCTCGGTCGGGCAATCTTCGCCGATGTGGACCCCAATCCCAACGAGAACAATCTCGAAGCGGGTATCAGGCAGTTCCGCGATGGCGGTCATGACGGCGTGGTCGCGTTCGGTGGCGGCTCGGGGCTCGATCTGGGCAAGCTCGTCGCCTTCATGGTCGGACAGACCCGGCCGGTATGGGATTTCGAGGATATCGGTGACTGGTGGACCCGCGCGGATGCCTCGGCCATCCATCCCAACGTTGCCGTTCCCACCACTGCCGGTACAGGCTCCGAGGTGGGGCGGGCCAGCGTGCTGACCAATTCCGCTACCCACGTAAAGAAGATCATCTTCCATCCGAAAATTCTGCCTTCAGTGGTCATTTGCGATCCCGAGTTGACTGTCGGCATGCCGAGGATGATCACCGTGGGCACCGGCATGGACGCCCTTGCCCATTGCCTCGAAGCCTTCTGCTCGCCGCATTACCACCCGATGAGCCAGGGGATCGCTCTGGAAGGCATGAAGCTGGTCAGCGACAATCTCCCCAGGGCTGTCGCCAATGGAGCGGACCTCGACGCCCGGGCCAACATGATGAGCGCGGCGGCGATGGGGGCCACGGCCTTCCAGAAGGGGCTGGGGGCGATCCATTCCCTCTCGCACCCGGTCGGCGCGATCTACAATACCCACCATGGCCTGACCAATGCCGTGGTCATGCCGCCGGTCCTGCGCTTCAACCGCCCCGCTGTCGAAGACCGTCTGGCCGATGCCGCCCGCTATATGGGCGTCGGCGATTCCTTCGATGCATTCTACGACCACATCATGGCCATGCGCTCCAGCCTCGGTGTCCCCGACAGGCTCGGCGAACTGGGGGTCGGGCGTGACTGCATCGACGAGATGGCCGCCATGGCTGCCGAAGACCCGAGTTGCGGTGGCAACCCCGTTCCGCTCGATGCGGCATCACTGAAACGTCTCTTCGAGGAATGTATCTGA
- a CDS encoding aldehyde dehydrogenase family protein, whose translation MTSELRCISPIDGSVFASRPVVSLDDARACVAGARRACPSWAARPLEERIALVRAGVARLGEMNDEVVPELAWMMGRPVRYGGEFRGVDERASWMADIAAAALAPVVIEDSARFERRILREPQGVVLVIAPWNYPYMTAINTVVPALIAGNAVILKHSTQTLLVGERMARAFHEAGVPREVFANIFLDHGTTAALIGERAFDFINFTGSVAGGRAMEKAAAGTFAGLGLELGGKDPGYVMEDADVEAAADTLIDGAMFNSGQCCCGIERIYVAQALFDRFVEKAVSIVNGYRLGNPLDQETTLGPMANVRFAAEVRSQTGEALAGGARALIDPARFPQDDGGAYLAPQILVGVDHSMQVMRDESFGPVVGIMPVRDDDEALALMNDSAFGLTASLWTRDVERAARIGAAIETGTVFMNRCDYLDPALCWTGCKDTGRGGALSPIGYQNLTRPKSYHLRKALT comes from the coding sequence ATGACGTCCGAACTGCGCTGCATCTCCCCCATCGACGGCTCCGTCTTTGCCAGCCGGCCGGTCGTCTCGCTGGACGACGCCCGTGCATGTGTCGCCGGGGCCCGCAGGGCCTGCCCGTCATGGGCGGCGCGCCCGCTGGAGGAGCGGATCGCACTGGTGCGTGCCGGTGTCGCCCGGCTGGGGGAGATGAATGACGAGGTGGTGCCCGAACTGGCGTGGATGATGGGGCGGCCGGTACGCTATGGCGGCGAGTTCCGTGGTGTCGACGAGCGCGCGTCCTGGATGGCCGATATCGCCGCCGCCGCGCTGGCGCCGGTGGTGATCGAGGACTCAGCGCGTTTCGAGCGGCGCATCCTGCGCGAACCGCAGGGCGTGGTGCTGGTCATTGCGCCCTGGAATTATCCCTACATGACAGCCATCAACACGGTGGTACCGGCTCTCATCGCCGGCAATGCGGTCATTCTCAAGCACTCCACCCAGACCCTGCTGGTGGGTGAACGCATGGCGCGCGCGTTCCACGAGGCAGGTGTGCCGCGCGAGGTCTTCGCCAACATCTTCCTCGATCATGGGACGACAGCCGCCCTCATCGGTGAGCGGGCATTCGATTTCATCAACTTCACCGGCTCGGTAGCGGGTGGGCGAGCCATGGAGAAGGCGGCAGCCGGCACGTTTGCCGGGCTCGGTCTCGAACTCGGCGGCAAGGATCCGGGGTACGTTATGGAGGATGCCGATGTCGAGGCCGCGGCCGACACGCTGATCGACGGGGCAATGTTCAATTCCGGCCAGTGCTGTTGCGGCATCGAGCGGATCTACGTGGCGCAGGCGTTGTTCGACCGCTTCGTCGAGAAGGCGGTTTCCATCGTCAACGGCTACCGGCTGGGCAATCCCCTCGATCAGGAAACCACATTGGGACCGATGGCCAATGTGCGATTTGCCGCCGAGGTGCGCAGCCAGACCGGTGAAGCCCTTGCCGGGGGAGCGCGTGCGCTGATCGATCCGGCACGATTCCCGCAGGACGATGGAGGTGCCTATCTGGCCCCGCAGATCCTCGTCGGAGTCGATCATTCGATGCAGGTGATGCGTGACGAGAGCTTCGGTCCCGTGGTCGGTATCATGCCCGTGCGCGACGACGACGAGGCGCTGGCGCTGATGAATGACAGTGCCTTCGGCCTGACGGCCTCGCTGTGGACGCGGGACGTCGAACGGGCCGCACGGATCGGTGCTGCCATCGAGACCGGTACGGTCTTCATGAATCGCTGCGATTATCTCGACCCGGCGCTGTGCTGGACCGGATGCAAGGATACCGGGCGCGGCGGGGCGCTATCACCCATCGGTTACCAGAATCTGACCAGGCCCAAATCCTACCATCTGAGGAAAGCCCTGACATGA
- a CDS encoding glutamine synthetase, whose product MSEKLTLDWLREAVQVGEIDTVIAAQVDMQGRLMGKRFQAEFFIDSAWEETHSCNYLQATDLEMITVEGYKATSWAAGYGDYVMKPDLDTLRRVPWAEGTAMVLCDVLDHHSHKDVPHSPRAVLRRQLARLAERDMKAMMATELEFFLYRESFEEAHDSGYRKLTPISPYNEDYHIFQTAKEEDVMRAIRNGLQGAGVPVENSKGEADSGQGEINVRYADALTMADNHSIVKNAVKEIAWAKGRAVTFLAKPNTHKAGSSSHVHQSLWSLDGRPLFHDPQAEHGMSKLMRHFLAGQLHHAPAVTLFLAPYINSYKRFAEGTFAPTKTVWSMDNRTAGYRVCGADSRAVRVECRVGGSDLNPYLAMAALLAAGMDGMDREMELEEAFSGDAYKGEGREVPKTLRHAIDAAEASDMLRGAIGSDVVDHYLHAARWEQHEYDRVVTDWEIARGFERT is encoded by the coding sequence ATGAGCGAGAAACTGACACTGGACTGGCTGCGCGAGGCTGTTCAGGTTGGCGAAATCGATACCGTCATCGCGGCTCAGGTCGACATGCAGGGTCGGTTGATGGGCAAGCGGTTCCAGGCGGAATTCTTCATTGACAGCGCGTGGGAGGAGACCCACAGCTGCAACTACCTTCAGGCAACCGATCTGGAGATGATCACCGTCGAGGGATACAAGGCGACCTCATGGGCCGCCGGTTATGGCGATTATGTCATGAAGCCGGATCTCGACACCCTGCGTCGTGTGCCATGGGCGGAAGGTACCGCCATGGTCCTGTGTGACGTGCTCGACCATCATTCCCACAAGGATGTTCCCCACTCGCCGCGCGCCGTGCTCCGGCGCCAGCTCGCCCGCCTCGCGGAACGGGACATGAAGGCGATGATGGCGACCGAACTGGAATTTTTCCTCTATCGGGAAAGTTTCGAGGAGGCGCATGACAGCGGCTATCGCAAGCTCACGCCGATCAGCCCGTACAATGAGGATTACCACATCTTCCAGACCGCCAAGGAGGAGGATGTCATGCGGGCCATCCGCAACGGCCTCCAGGGGGCGGGCGTGCCGGTGGAGAACTCCAAGGGCGAGGCGGACTCCGGGCAGGGGGAGATCAACGTCCGCTATGCCGATGCCCTGACGATGGCCGACAACCACTCGATCGTGAAGAACGCGGTCAAGGAGATCGCGTGGGCGAAGGGCAGGGCGGTGACCTTTCTCGCAAAGCCCAATACCCACAAGGCGGGAAGTTCAAGTCATGTGCACCAGTCCCTGTGGAGCCTCGACGGCAGGCCCCTGTTTCACGATCCGCAGGCCGAACATGGCATGTCGAAGCTGATGCGCCATTTCCTGGCCGGGCAGCTGCATCATGCCCCGGCCGTGACCCTGTTCCTTGCCCCCTACATCAACTCCTACAAGCGGTTCGCCGAGGGCACTTTCGCCCCGACGAAGACCGTCTGGTCGATGGACAACCGCACGGCGGGCTATCGCGTGTGCGGTGCGGACAGCAGGGCGGTGCGTGTCGAGTGCCGTGTCGGAGGCTCGGACCTCAACCCCTACCTCGCCATGGCCGCCCTGCTCGCGGCGGGCATGGATGGCATGGATCGCGAGATGGAACTCGAGGAAGCCTTCAGCGGCGATGCCTACAAGGGTGAGGGGCGCGAGGTGCCGAAGACCCTGCGCCACGCCATCGACGCGGCCGAGGCGTCGGACATGTTGCGCGGAGCCATCGGAAGCGATGTGGTCGACCACTATCTCCATGCCGCGCGCTGGGAACAGCACGAATACGACCGGGTGGTCACCGATTGGGAGATCGCCCGCGGCTTTGAAAGGACCTGA
- a CDS encoding aminotransferase class I/II-fold pyridoxal phosphate-dependent enzyme, with product MDIFSKYGATRARHDAVVSAGTDPFGQEIDEIVSATEAIIAGRRTIMVGTNNYLGLSFDPACRKAAADAALELGTGTTGSRIANGTYARHRELEEGFKRFFDRKHAIVFTTGYQANLATLSALAGPKDYILSDSDNHASIWDGCRLSQAETVMFRHNDPDHLDKRLSRLEGKGECKLIVVEGLYSMLGDTAPIREFVEVKERHGAWLWVDEAHSVGVYGENGRGVAEAQGVEEGVDFIAGTFSKSLAGTGGFAVSNHPDFELLRLTARPYMFAASPTPSSMASVAEALRQIESRPELRRQIWRNAEQLYAGLRDAGFELCSALSPVIAVRMPDERSVVHAWNRLIREGVYVNLAVPPGTPGGVCLLRCSVSAAHTPGQIDEVIRRFTRVRDEIAGPAVSIA from the coding sequence ATGGATATATTCTCCAAATATGGCGCGACCCGCGCTCGTCACGACGCCGTCGTCAGTGCGGGCACGGATCCCTTCGGACAGGAGATCGACGAGATCGTTTCGGCGACCGAAGCGATCATCGCCGGCCGCCGCACGATCATGGTCGGCACCAACAACTATCTGGGACTGTCCTTCGATCCGGCCTGCCGCAAGGCCGCCGCCGATGCGGCGCTCGAACTCGGTACGGGAACGACGGGTTCACGCATCGCCAATGGGACCTATGCCAGGCACAGGGAGCTGGAGGAGGGATTCAAGCGCTTCTTCGACAGGAAGCACGCGATCGTCTTCACGACCGGCTACCAGGCCAATCTCGCGACGCTGTCGGCGCTGGCCGGTCCGAAGGACTACATCCTTTCCGATAGCGACAATCATGCAAGCATCTGGGACGGCTGCCGCCTGTCGCAGGCCGAGACGGTGATGTTCCGCCACAACGACCCCGACCACCTCGACAAGCGGTTGTCGCGTCTCGAAGGCAAGGGGGAGTGCAAGCTGATCGTCGTCGAGGGGCTCTATTCGATGCTGGGCGACACGGCCCCGATCCGGGAATTCGTCGAGGTCAAGGAAAGGCACGGCGCCTGGCTCTGGGTCGACGAGGCGCATTCCGTCGGCGTCTATGGCGAGAATGGACGTGGCGTTGCCGAGGCGCAGGGCGTCGAGGAAGGCGTCGACTTCATCGCCGGCACCTTCTCCAAGAGTCTTGCCGGGACCGGCGGTTTCGCGGTCTCCAACCATCCCGACTTCGAACTGCTGCGGCTCACCGCCAGACCCTACATGTTTGCCGCTTCGCCAACGCCATCGAGCATGGCCTCGGTTGCCGAAGCGTTGCGCCAGATCGAATCCCGTCCCGAGCTTCGCCGGCAGATCTGGCGCAATGCCGAACAGCTTTATGCGGGCCTCCGCGATGCGGGGTTCGAACTGTGCTCCGCTCTGAGCCCGGTGATCGCGGTGCGGATGCCGGACGAGCGGTCGGTGGTCCACGCATGGAACCGCCTCATTCGAGAAGGCGTCTATGTCAATCTGGCGGTTCCGCCCGGAACGCCCGGTGGCGTCTGCCTGTTGCGTTGCAGCGTTTCGGCTGCGCACACGCCCGGGCAGATCGACGAGGTGATCCGGCGTTTCACCAGGGTCCGCGACGAGATTGCCGGTCCCGCCGTCTCGATCGCCTGA
- a CDS encoding acyl carrier protein, producing MTDTLRDRILELLDRYNPERKPVEDATELGAGLNIDSVAAMDLIMEIEDHFEIDIPMNKVSELQTVGDLVSLVRETVEARQG from the coding sequence ATGACCGATACGTTGCGTGATCGGATCCTCGAACTGCTCGATCGTTACAATCCGGAACGGAAGCCCGTCGAGGATGCGACCGAGCTCGGTGCCGGCCTCAACATCGATTCGGTCGCCGCAATGGACCTCATCATGGAGATCGAGGACCATTTCGAGATCGACATCCCGATGAACAAGGTTTCCGAACTGCAGACTGTGGGCGACCTTGTCTCGCTGGTGCGCGAGACGGTCGAAGCGAGACAGGGCTGA